In Desulfosporosinus youngiae DSM 17734, the genomic stretch CCTAAAAGCAAGCCACAAGCTATAACGATTATAAAATTTAACATATACTTTACAAACTATTATTATTATTTTAATGTACATTCTGCCCCAAATGTTGTAAGATATTTAATATCATATGTGAAATATTTAATATGGGGGGGGAAACATGCGTAAAATCAAGTATAAAATATTATTCGCCTTCCTAATTACATCATCGTTTTTTATAATATTATCTGGCGGATACGGTATCTACAATCTGACCCAACTGAATACAACAGAGGTCTTAAACATTCAAACACTACTAATAGATGATTATAATGCAATGATAAAGAATGAAGTGGAGACAGCTGTAGGGGTAGTGGCGACCTGTTATTCTGCTTATCAAGAAGGTGAAATGACCGAGCAGCAAGCCCAGGACCTGGCTAAAAAAGCGATTAAGAATTTGCGGTATAGTAACGACGGATATTTTTGGATCGATAATACAAACGGTATACTGGTCGCCCATCCTATGCTGCCCGCCCAAGAAGGCAGCAATAGGATCGCTTTGACCGATCCCAATGGAGTCGAATTGATCAAAGAGGTTGTCAGCGCTGCCCGAGATCAAAAAAATAATGGCTATACCACCTATGAGTGGGAAAAACCTGAAGATGTCGGCACGGGAAAATTAACGACCAAAATTGCTTATTCCAAGCTGTTCCCTCAATGGAATTGGGTCATTAGTACAGGTAATTATGTTGACAGTATTGATACTATTGTTGAGAAAAAACAGGCGGAACTAAACAATAACCTCAGGAACAATATCATTGCTGTTGTCACTTTTGTCATTATATCAATCATAGCCTTAAGTATAACGGGGTCAATTTTAGGGAGAAAAATATCCCAACCTATTCACAAACTGGTAAAGGCTTTTGCAAAAGATGAAAACGGGCAGATAAGTTTCCAGACGGTAGAACTGGATTCAAACGACGAAATCGCTATTTTAGCTGGTACTCTTAATGAAATGTCGGCCCAAATCAGAGATTTTATAAACGGTGTTAAAAAGGAATCCGATAACGTTGCCCAATCCGCCAATACGGTTGGAACCCATATGACCTTGTTAAATGAGCAGTTGGAAGGAGTCTCCTCTACCACAGAAGAGATGTCGGCGGGTATGGAGGAAACAGCAGCTTCAACCCAAGAAATGAATGCTTCAGCCATAGAAATTTTGACGGCGGCTGAATCAATAGCATCTAAAGCTCAAGAAGGAGAAGCGGTAGTCAAAGACATCCGACAGCGTGCGCTTTCCTTAAAAGGGGATCTGACTTCAACGATACAAGATAGTACAATTCTCTTAAATCAAGCTAAGGAAAACCTGGACAAAGCCTTGGATGAGTCCAAAGCAGTAACCCAAATCAATCAGTTAGCCGATGCGATTCTCCAAATTGCAAGTGAGACAAATCTATTAGCTCTAAATGCCGCAATCGAAGCCGCAAGAGCTGGTGAAGCGGGCCGTGGTTTCGCTGTCGTGGCCGATGAGATCCGTAAACTCGCCGAGAACTCAAAAGATGCAGTAGGCGAGATCCAGAGCATTATTAAAGTTGTAACCCATTCAGTGGATAATCTGTCAACAAACTCAGCTCAACTATTAGAATTTATGACCACGAATGTCGCAACTAATTATAACCTCATGCTTAACGCTTCAGACGAATATGCCGATAATTCCCAGCAAATGGATGGATTGGTTTCTGATTTTCGCTCAACGGCTGAAGAACTCCAGGAATCTATCAAGGGAATGCTGAAAGTCATCGAGGCCATAGCTTCAGCAACTAATGAAGGCGCCTCAGGAACGACTAACATTGCCCAGAGTACACTATTAGTAACTGAAAAATCAAATGAACTGCTAGGGCAGGCCGCCCTGTCAAACGAATACTCGCAGAATCTATTAAATCTGATCTCTAAGTTTAAGATACAATAATCCGAGTCTAATCCGGGATCTGACCCTCACACAACGGGAAACAACTCCGACTATTTGAGGATATGTCATCGGTTGACGAAGGCTAGTTAACAAGAAGCAGGCCTTGGAGTGAGATATCTCACTCCAAGGCCTGCTTCTTGTTAACCGGGGCTCAGCTAAGATTTACTCCCAATCCGGAAAACGTTGCTTAAGCCGGTCGAAACTCTGTGAAACGTCTGGCACTGTTGAGGTTTTTGAAGTGAAACTCATAAGTATATCGATATATGTCTTCGTGAAGCAAGAATTATAGAAGTCACTCTCCCGGTTTCCTGTTATAATAAGTTCTATGGGGCTAAAGTTTAGCACGAAATTTGACGATAGAAACAAAGGAGGGTTTATAATTAGTTCTTTAATTTCAAGACCCTCTCTATTAAGAATGTTGCTAAAAATACCGCATAAACTAGCAAGGGAGGTAAGCCACATCTCTTTATCTGGCAAGTTACGCTAATTTAGTCATTGTGGCAAAAGACGCATGGATTTATCGACTATCATTGGCCTTATCGCAGGATTCGGTTTACTGATCCTCGGCTATATTTTAGAAGGGGGAACCGTCAGCTCCCTGGGAGGATTATCGGCAGCCTTAATCGTTTTTGGCGGAACCGCCGGAGCGGTAATGATCAGCTTTCCACTTTACGACCTTAAGAACCTTCCCAAATGGGTTAAACTTGCGTTCACCTCCCGATCCTTCGGAATCGAGGAGGCTTACGAGACTTTGATACGATTTGCCGAAAAAGCACGACGCGAAGGTTTACTCAGTCTGGAACAAGAGCTTGAAACCGTCACCGATCGCTTTACGAAGCAAGGCCTGCAGCTCGTCATTGACGGAACCGACCCGGAAATCACCCGGGAAATCATGGAATCCAATATCGCTGTCCTTGAGAAACGGCATAGAGTTGGAATCGCAGTGTTCGAGGCTGCCGGAGGATATTGTCCTACTATGGGAATACTTGGAACGGTTATGGGCCTGATCATGGTATTAGGCAACCTTTCCGATCCTGAAGCGCTCTCTCACTCGATTGCCGCCGCTTTCATCGCCACCCTTTACGGGGTGGGTACAGCAAACCTTATCCTGCTGCCCATCGCCTCAAAGCTTAAAATGAAGGACAGAGCAGAGGTGGCGGCCATGGAGATGGTCCTGGACGGAATTCTCTCCATTCAAGCCGGTGAAAATCCTTCTATTCTGAAAGAAAAATTGAAAACCCATGTTGGCACTATGCTTCCTTCTGAAGAAAGATTAGCTGAACTGGGCCGATCCGCTGTGAGTGAAAGCCGATGAGTAGAAAACGCGAGCATGAAGCAGAAAAAGAAAATAGCGAACGTTGGCTTCTTACCTATTCTGATCTGATTACCCTGCTTATGATTTTCTTTGTCGTTCTTTATTCTATGAGTAAAGTAGACGCCGAACGATTCCAGGCTATCGCAGAATCTCTCAACAAGGCCCTCGGCGGAGGCACTCCCGCTAGGATAGAGATGGCAACAAGCCCAGTCGGACCCTCCCTCTTTCAATCCGGAACCCCTTCCTCTACGACCACTGTTCCTGGAAAGGGAACGGATCCCAGCAACACGGTTAATGCCGACCAAGAGACGGATGGAGAAAATAAATACGCCGGTCAAGGAAATACCGACGCTGAAAACATGAGCATCAAAGGGATTAAGGCCAAACTTGATAAATTTGCGGCGGATAACGGAATTCAGGCTAAGCTGGTTTCTTCTATGGAAGAACGTGGTCTGGTCGTTAGTATTCAGGAAACCTTACTTTTTGCCAGTGGTTCCGCTAAAATTGACTTGAGAGCTCAGGAAATTCTGCAAAGCATTTCCACGGTTCTCGCCTCAGCACCTAACCAAATTCGAGTTGAAGGACATACGGATAATCTGCCAATCCATACAGCACAGTTCCCCAGCAATTGGGAGCTTTCCGTGATTCGTGCCACGAACGTAGTGCAAATCTTACAGCACGAAGGAATCGCACCTGGCCGGCTCTCAGCAGCGGGTTACGGAGAATACAGGCCCATCGCTTCAAATGATACTAGCGAGGGGCATGACAGAAACCGCCGGATTGACCTGATAATTCTGCGCTCCAAATATGACGTGACCGAGCCACAGCAAACGCCTATTTCCGCTCCGCTTGCTCCTGCTATGAAGGCAACCCCTTAGAAGGCCAGACTATGAACTGCTCTATAAATTATCTCAGACGCTAAATTAATCTGTTCAGTCTTTATCAGCGCGATCGTATCTTCCGGGTATGATTCTTATAGAGCCACTCCTTCGCCATTAAGGTCACTGCCGGAATATGTGCCGAGGCAAAACTGATTGAGTCGCTATTATGCCCAGCCGTGGGAGTTAATAGAGCACTAGCCCCACATTCTAAGGCAGCTTGACGAATAGCTTTAACTGCGAGATTATCTCCGTCTGCCCAAAGTGCAAAATTTCCGATCATTCCGTTTCCTACCGTATCAACATTCAGAACTGCTTGGATCTGATGAAGAGAAAAAGAAGGAGAGTCGACGAAGGCCTTAGACCCTATAAATCCCATTTCCTCAGCACTCCAAAAAGCAATCACGATCGTGCGTTTGGGGACCTTCGCTTCCCGAAGAATCCGCCTCATGACATCAAGGATACAACCCACACCAGAGGCATTATCATTGGCACCAGGGTAAACCTTTCCCTCGAAAACTCCCAGGTGGTCGTAATGCGCTGAAAGCAGAATTATTTCTTGAGTATTTTCACCCATTAAGCCTCCGATTAGATTGACACATGGAGATCTCAATTTACTGGTTTCCCCTGGTTTAAAGGTCAGCCGGCCATTGACCCAGGTTTCCACCACCGGAGGAATCGTAAACGCCTGTATAAAACCTGTTTTAGGGTCCCCCATCGGCCTTAAGCCCAGCATACTTAATTGTGCGGCCAAATACTCTACGGCTTTGCTCTCCCCGACAGATCCCGCTCTCCGTCCTTGCATCTCAGGGGCGGTTAAAATGTAGATATCCTCCATGGCAGTACGGTGTAAGCTTTCTAAATCTATTTCACTATTCATTTCAGCCACCTGGGGCAGCAACAATTTAACCGGCGGACGCCCTAGCCTGGCCTTGACAGCCTCTCCAAAACGGTTCGGCAAAAAACTCCATGGCAATATGAGGGCACCCAGACCCAGTATGGTTTTGATAAAAGCTCTGCGCGTCTGCATGATTAATCCTTTCTTAAGAGGAGAATGAACAATGTCTTTACGTATCAATACTCCGCCCCAAACCCTGTCACCCAGCCACGACTCTCAAAATACTCCGGAGCATAGCGGCGATTTCAGCGGCGTTTTATCTCAAACCCAAAAGATCCAGCGCCTTGAACTCCAAACCTTTCTCAATAAGCTTGAAACTCAAGGAAAAAAGTTAGCTCATTCCCTCTCTATCCGAGATCTTAAAGATTTCCGGGACATGGTCAAATCCTTTCTTCGTTCAACCTTCGGACAAAGCCGTAAGATGCAGGAAGATACCTCTTGGGATTATCAGGGTCGTCCCAAGGTAATGGCACGAATCGGAAAAATCGATCAGGCGTTAGATGAACTTGGTAAACAGCTTCTTGAGCAGCAGGCCAAACCCCTTGAAGTCTTAACCAAGATTGACGAAATACGTGGATTGATCGTTGACCTATTTGCCTGAACTTTAACTCCTTGCTTCAATACTAAAACGTCATTTTCTAAGGAGCTACAAAAACTTTATTATCTTTTTAATGATTAATTAACAAGGAAAGAGGTGTAACCCCTTTGTCCCATACATCAATATCTAATACCTACGAAGACTTTGTGAAAGGGTTCCACCCCAAGAGCGGTCTCGATCTTAAGTTTTATAAGCAAAATCAAATGCAGCGTCGAATCCTCAGTTTTATGAACTCTCACGGCTACCCAACCTATCCGGAGTTTCTAAAAGCTCTGAACGCTGATCCTGTTCTATATGATGCCTTCTTCAAACATTTAACCATTAATGTGTCTCAATTCTTTCGGGATACCAACCAATGGAAAACACTGCGCCAAACTGTTATTCCCCTGCTCATACAAAGCAAATCTCAGCTGAAACTTTGGAGCGCGGGATGCTCAGGCGGGCAGGAACCTTATTCATTAGCGATGACCTTAATGGAGTATTTCCCAAGCACTAAGTTTAGCATACTGGGTACGGATATCGATGTCAATGTACTGCGGCAGGCGAACGACGGACTCTACAAACAAAATGATTTTGCAAGCACACCACCGGAATTCTTGCAAAAGTATTTTACCTCATCTGACAAAGGGTATCAAATCAAAGATTCCGTGAAACGAAACGTCCAATTCCAACACCAAAACCTGTTAACCGATCGCTTCCAAACTGGCTTTGATTTTATAGCCTGTCGAAATGTCGTCATTTACTTCACTGAAGAAGCTAAAGAAATGCTCTATAAAAAGTTCACAGAAGCTTTACGCCCTGGCGGAATTCTCTTTACCGGCAGCACAGAACATCTTTTTGGCCTGGCTCATCTTGGCCTCAAACCCGTGTCCTCATTCTTTTATCAAAAGGGGTTCTGACAATCCTGACAATTTCAAGTCCCTCAAACAACTAAGGCTCCGACTCATAATCATGAGTCGGAGCCCTCTTAATTTTTAATTAAACGACGTTGGGCAGTGTTGTTCATATTGTTGAACAAATTCCGCAAGTGGATAAGTAACTCCTTTGCCTTTATATTCCAAGGAAACCTGCTGAGCCGTTGGATTAAAACCGATAAACTTCATTCCGAGTAGTTTAGCCATTTTGGATAATTCAATCCGCGCACCTCGTCCGAAATCCTGTAAATGCATCCAATACACGCCCCTTTTTCTTGTCTGATATGACTCCAAAAAAGATATTGGGTGTTCCATTTGGAAAACGCTTATGAAGTTTTGCTTTAGATTATCATATCTTATTCAGCGGATGCTTTCAACTCCCATAATTAAAGATATAATTTTCTGATACTTCCTTCTTATGACAATTAAGCTTGACCCCAAAATCCCAAGACACTCATTCCGGCCAAAATCAGTAAACATCCTATGATTTTGGGAAACGTAAGATCTTCGTGAAGCAGAAAAACGCCATAAAAAATAGCGATTACGTATCCTAAAGAGACGAGCGGATATGCATAGCTGAGCTCCCAACGTGAAATCACGACGAGCCAAAGGATAGAACTTATCCCAAAGCAGGCGAAACCAATAAAAATTGCGGGGGTTAAAATAATGGATCCCAGTTGTCTCCAGATACCGGTCACTGTAACATTCCCATACTCAACCATACCCAGACGAAACAGAAACTGTCCTGTCGCTCCTAATAAGATGGAAAACAAAGCAATGGCTAAAGGACGCACTTCAGACAATAACGACATCAAATCAATACTCCTTGAACTTTAAACTCTAAAATTTAGGTATCAATTAAGTTTTCTCAATAAAACCATCATTTATACCAGCTAAAAAACACTTTATTTTTAATCAGATGATGGAATAAATCAATCATGGAAAAGCATAAAGAAGCTGATGACAACCTTCTATAGGAGGTTCATCAGCTTCGGCTTTGTTTCGCTTTCTTCTACGCGAACAGCGCTGCACCTAAGGCAGCTGTTAATTCGGGTTCAGGCGGGATCACGACACTCCCCTTCAACTCTTGTTCGAGGAATCGAACAAGGAGGGTATAATGAGCGCCGCCACCTGTGAAAATCAAATGCTCAGGATGCCCGACAGACTCAACAAAATTAGTTAAACGTTTGGCAGTGCTTTTAAAAAGGCCCGCCACCACCTCCGGCTTTGGAATCCCTTTGGCCAGCATGGTAATGACCTCTGATTCAGCAAACACTGTACACATAGAATTAATAGGCATGGGCTTGGCTTCTGCCGCTGAATTCAATTCCTGCGGGGTTAGATCAAGCCCTTTAAGAATAACATCTAAAAAACGACCGGTTCCGGCAGCACACTTGTCATTCATGATAAACTGAATGATTTTTCCGTCTGCATTTTTTTTAATAACTTTGGCGTCTTGCCCTCCCAAATCGAGAATATAAGCATACTTTGGGAAATGAGCATGACACCCTCTTCCCTGACAGGTGATTTCCGTAATGACTCGCCCTTCCGGAAAGTTGACACGACCATACCCTGTCACTACTAGTTTCCCGGGCTTTTCTCCGAATTTTTCAGTATATTCTTTTAAGAGAGCGATACCTGCTTGGACGGAATCGAAACGGGAAGGTACCACTTTGCGGTATACTTGCTGCTCTTGATCCAACACCACTAATTTCGTATTAACCGAACCCAGGTCTAACCCTGCTCGCTTCATGCACGAATCATCTCTAAGAGGGCCTCAATCCGAGTCAGGAGCTGACCTTGATCTTCTTCCGAAAAGTCGCTTTCCAGGCGCAGGAAAGGAATCTCTTGTTTTTCCATCTCTTTAGCGACGAAATAGCCTTCTATCCCATAGGACTGACAGAACTGAAGGTTAAAATCGATCACAGCATCTGCCTTTAGGTTTTTAGCCATGCTGGTGATATCCTCCAAGCGTCCTTGATTCGGTGTGAAACATGCACAATTGACCTTTAAAGGACGCTTAGCAATATTGGCAAGCATATCCTCAAGGTTATCGGCAGGCTCCGTCATGTCCTTATAATAGCGTTCCCCAGTACAGGTTTCCTCTCCGACCACGACTGCCCCGGCTTGCTCGATTAAGGCATGAAGTTTCCAGGCCGGAAGAGGCTGAGGGGTTCCTGTCACGAGAATCCGTGGTGCATCGGCAGGAACTGCCCCCTTCCCCTCCTTGACCCGCTCATCAAGCTCGTCACAGAGCGCATTGACTTGAGCAGCAAAACGGACAGGATCATCAAAAAAGGAAAGCTGATTGATTAAGAGGACATCTAAACCGTGAATAGGCGCTGGGTTATGTTTTCTTAGATCCGCCAGCCGTTGCAGCGCTTGACGCTTATGGTTAATCTTTTCAATACCTTGGGCAAGATTTTCATCGGTTAATTTCACTTTGGTCTCACGTTCAATGAAGGAGGCAAATTCCCGTACTTCTTCTTCCCAAAGACGAGCATCCTTTGCATCTTTCTTTTGAGGGAGATCCATAACATAGGTTGGAATATGTTCATTTAAAATCTCCCAGGCCTTCTTCTTACCATCACAGGTCGTCTCCCCAATGACCCAATCAGAAATTTGAAAATAGGGGCAAATCCGGTCTAATTTAAAGCCCATTGTTGACTTTATCAGCGGACATAGGTTGCGCGGCAGTACTTTTTCCCCCGAAGGAACCGTAAACTGGGCACCGGCACATAAGCCGATACTGGCACTCCCTGTCGCTACCACGATTTCTTCGGGAACATAAACACAAAACGTCGAGAATACTTTTGCTCCGGCTTCTCTCATTGCATAAAGTTCATGGACCCGAATACCATGGACATCTCCAACCACAGCGTCAAAATAGCTCATCCCGGCCGGACGATTTTCCCTGTTTAAGAAAAGTTCAGTAAAGATCTGCGGCACCGGAGCTAAGAACTCATCGTGTTTCTCTAAATCCATGTTCAAACGTTCCCATAACTCTCTGTTCTCCATTAATAATCTCCCCCTCAAATAGTGTTATCTGCTTTTAATGAACAGTTCAGTAATTAATTATATCACGTTATAGTTATTTCCATATATAACTTTACGGTAATTTATTGTTCACTGCCCTAATTTCCTTGAAAATTAATTAAGCCGATGACATGTTTGTTGTCATCGGCTTTATAGATCGTGGAAGTATAAATTATGGCTGTTATTTAGGGTTTACTTTCCGATAGATATACTCGATTTCTGCCAGCCCGTTTGGCCTCGTATAATGCTAAATCTGCTTTCT encodes the following:
- a CDS encoding double-cubane-cluster-containing anaerobic reductase, which gives rise to MENRELWERLNMDLEKHDEFLAPVPQIFTELFLNRENRPAGMSYFDAVVGDVHGIRVHELYAMREAGAKVFSTFCVYVPEEIVVATGSASIGLCAGAQFTVPSGEKVLPRNLCPLIKSTMGFKLDRICPYFQISDWVIGETTCDGKKKAWEILNEHIPTYVMDLPQKKDAKDARLWEEEVREFASFIERETKVKLTDENLAQGIEKINHKRQALQRLADLRKHNPAPIHGLDVLLINQLSFFDDPVRFAAQVNALCDELDERVKEGKGAVPADAPRILVTGTPQPLPAWKLHALIEQAGAVVVGEETCTGERYYKDMTEPADNLEDMLANIAKRPLKVNCACFTPNQGRLEDITSMAKNLKADAVIDFNLQFCQSYGIEGYFVAKEMEKQEIPFLRLESDFSEEDQGQLLTRIEALLEMIRA
- a CDS encoding YaaR family protein; the encoded protein is MSLRINTPPQTLSPSHDSQNTPEHSGDFSGVLSQTQKIQRLELQTFLNKLETQGKKLAHSLSIRDLKDFRDMVKSFLRSTFGQSRKMQEDTSWDYQGRPKVMARIGKIDQALDELGKQLLEQQAKPLEVLTKIDEIRGLIVDLFA
- a CDS encoding EamA family transporter, which gives rise to MSLLSEVRPLAIALFSILLGATGQFLFRLGMVEYGNVTVTGIWRQLGSIILTPAIFIGFACFGISSILWLVVISRWELSYAYPLVSLGYVIAIFYGVFLLHEDLTFPKIIGCLLILAGMSVLGFWGQA
- a CDS encoding flagellar motor protein, giving the protein MDLSTIIGLIAGFGLLILGYILEGGTVSSLGGLSAALIVFGGTAGAVMISFPLYDLKNLPKWVKLAFTSRSFGIEEAYETLIRFAEKARREGLLSLEQELETVTDRFTKQGLQLVIDGTDPEITREIMESNIAVLEKRHRVGIAVFEAAGGYCPTMGILGTVMGLIMVLGNLSDPEALSHSIAAAFIATLYGVGTANLILLPIASKLKMKDRAEVAAMEMVLDGILSIQAGENPSILKEKLKTHVGTMLPSEERLAELGRSAVSESR
- a CDS encoding methyl-accepting chemotaxis protein; this translates as MRKIKYKILFAFLITSSFFIILSGGYGIYNLTQLNTTEVLNIQTLLIDDYNAMIKNEVETAVGVVATCYSAYQEGEMTEQQAQDLAKKAIKNLRYSNDGYFWIDNTNGILVAHPMLPAQEGSNRIALTDPNGVELIKEVVSAARDQKNNGYTTYEWEKPEDVGTGKLTTKIAYSKLFPQWNWVISTGNYVDSIDTIVEKKQAELNNNLRNNIIAVVTFVIISIIALSITGSILGRKISQPIHKLVKAFAKDENGQISFQTVELDSNDEIAILAGTLNEMSAQIRDFINGVKKESDNVAQSANTVGTHMTLLNEQLEGVSSTTEEMSAGMEETAASTQEMNASAIEILTAAESIASKAQEGEAVVKDIRQRALSLKGDLTSTIQDSTILLNQAKENLDKALDESKAVTQINQLADAILQIASETNLLALNAAIEAARAGEAGRGFAVVADEIRKLAENSKDAVGEIQSIIKVVTHSVDNLSTNSAQLLEFMTTNVATNYNLMLNASDEYADNSQQMDGLVSDFRSTAEELQESIKGMLKVIEAIASATNEGASGTTNIAQSTLLVTEKSNELLGQAALSNEYSQNLLNLISKFKIQ
- a CDS encoding acyl-CoA dehydratase activase → MKRAGLDLGSVNTKLVVLDQEQQVYRKVVPSRFDSVQAGIALLKEYTEKFGEKPGKLVVTGYGRVNFPEGRVITEITCQGRGCHAHFPKYAYILDLGGQDAKVIKKNADGKIIQFIMNDKCAAGTGRFLDVILKGLDLTPQELNSAAEAKPMPINSMCTVFAESEVITMLAKGIPKPEVVAGLFKSTAKRLTNFVESVGHPEHLIFTGGGAHYTLLVRFLEQELKGSVVIPPEPELTAALGAALFA
- a CDS encoding flagellar motor protein MotB; protein product: MSRKREHEAEKENSERWLLTYSDLITLLMIFFVVLYSMSKVDAERFQAIAESLNKALGGGTPARIEMATSPVGPSLFQSGTPSSTTTVPGKGTDPSNTVNADQETDGENKYAGQGNTDAENMSIKGIKAKLDKFAADNGIQAKLVSSMEERGLVVSIQETLLFASGSAKIDLRAQEILQSISTVLASAPNQIRVEGHTDNLPIHTAQFPSNWELSVIRATNVVQILQHEGIAPGRLSAAGYGEYRPIASNDTSEGHDRNRRIDLIILRSKYDVTEPQQTPISAPLAPAMKATP
- a CDS encoding CheR family methyltransferase gives rise to the protein MSHTSISNTYEDFVKGFHPKSGLDLKFYKQNQMQRRILSFMNSHGYPTYPEFLKALNADPVLYDAFFKHLTINVSQFFRDTNQWKTLRQTVIPLLIQSKSQLKLWSAGCSGGQEPYSLAMTLMEYFPSTKFSILGTDIDVNVLRQANDGLYKQNDFASTPPEFLQKYFTSSDKGYQIKDSVKRNVQFQHQNLLTDRFQTGFDFIACRNVVIYFTEEAKEMLYKKFTEALRPGGILFTGSTEHLFGLAHLGLKPVSSFFYQKGF